One stretch of Synergistetes bacterium HGW-Synergistetes-1 DNA includes these proteins:
- a CDS encoding FAD/NAD(P)-binding oxidoreductase, whose product MKYRFNVLIIGGGVVGNAIARELSRFRMTVALLEKESDVGMETSCRNSGVLHSGINYEAGTLRAKLSVSGNAMMDKLCSELKVKMKRIGKLTTAIDENDLPGLKRLMEQGTANRVPDLVILNNHEMQKIQPGIEGIAAIWSPTSAIISPYGLTIALAENAHTNGVEYFLKSEVLTVKKDESGKFTVTTSNGETFSADILINAAGLSSCRISGLAGVNEGNNGESLKIWPCRGEYFVLDNRLDGTLKTLVYPVPGAKDAGLGIHLTPTVDGNILIGPSAEYIPEETPEDYRVTAPVLEDLRREAHKLLPDIKMSDFIRNFAGNRPKLTPPAEGGNADFIIEETKSLNGFINLIGIESPGLTSAPAIAEKVRDIVSKHIPLEEKEKFLAECSGFAGHFSDLSKEEQERLIKLEPEYGEIICRCEKITKKEVRDAIENSLGARTLASIKYRARNGMGRCQGGFCMPRIVRILRDEYGFTPEDYVLREAGSNLFTGNVMKGKD is encoded by the coding sequence TTGAAGTATCGGTTCAATGTTTTGATCATAGGGGGCGGCGTAGTAGGCAACGCTATCGCGCGTGAACTTTCACGCTTCAGGATGACAGTTGCATTGCTGGAAAAAGAATCTGATGTGGGTATGGAAACAAGCTGTAGGAACAGCGGTGTTCTCCACTCGGGCATAAACTACGAAGCAGGAACATTAAGAGCAAAACTGTCGGTAAGTGGCAATGCGATGATGGACAAGCTTTGCTCTGAACTTAAGGTGAAGATGAAGAGAATAGGTAAATTAACTACGGCTATTGACGAAAATGACTTGCCCGGACTAAAGCGCCTTATGGAGCAAGGAACAGCTAACCGTGTGCCTGACCTCGTAATACTTAATAACCATGAGATGCAGAAGATCCAACCTGGGATTGAGGGAATTGCGGCTATTTGGAGTCCAACCAGCGCGATAATTTCGCCGTACGGACTAACGATAGCTCTTGCAGAAAATGCTCACACTAACGGAGTGGAATATTTCCTTAAGAGTGAGGTTTTGACAGTTAAAAAAGATGAATCCGGAAAATTTACCGTAACAACTAGTAATGGAGAGACTTTTTCTGCCGATATATTAATAAACGCTGCCGGCCTTTCAAGCTGTCGAATAAGTGGACTTGCAGGGGTAAATGAGGGCAACAATGGCGAGAGTCTCAAGATATGGCCATGCCGCGGGGAATATTTTGTTTTGGACAATCGTCTTGATGGAACATTGAAAACTCTGGTATACCCTGTTCCTGGGGCAAAAGACGCTGGGCTTGGCATACATCTTACTCCAACAGTGGACGGCAATATTCTTATTGGTCCAAGTGCGGAATATATCCCGGAAGAAACGCCTGAGGACTATAGAGTTACGGCGCCGGTTCTTGAAGATCTTAGAAGAGAAGCACATAAACTTCTGCCGGATATAAAAATGAGTGATTTTATCCGTAACTTTGCTGGCAATCGTCCGAAGCTTACTCCTCCTGCCGAGGGAGGAAATGCTGATTTTATCATCGAAGAGACAAAGAGCTTAAACGGTTTTATTAACCTGATTGGCATAGAGAGTCCGGGACTGACTAGCGCTCCGGCAATTGCGGAAAAAGTTCGTGACATTGTTTCAAAGCATATCCCTCTCGAGGAAAAGGAAAAATTTCTTGCTGAGTGCTCAGGTTTTGCGGGACATTTTAGTGATTTGTCCAAAGAAGAACAGGAGCGTCTTATTAAGTTGGAACCCGAGTACGGAGAGATAATCTGTCGATGTGAAAAAATCACAAAAAAAGAAGTACGCGATGCGATAGAGAATTCGTTGGGAGCCAGGACTCTCGCAAGTATCAAATACCGTGCAAGAAACGGCATGGGGCGTTGTCAGGGTGGCTTCTGCATGCCGAGGATCGTGAGAATACTGCGGGATGAGTATGGATTTACGCCGGAAGATTATGTTTTAAGAGAGGCAGGCTCCAATCTCTTTACCGGAAATGTAATGAAAGGAAAAGATTAA